A genomic segment from uncultured Alistipes sp. encodes:
- the argG gene encoding argininosuccinate synthase, with amino-acid sequence MDTKKKVVLAFSGGLDTSFCVKYLSEEKGYDVYTAIANTGGFSKPELERIEKRAMELGAVKHATLDIEQEYYEKSIRYMVFGNILRNGTYPISVSSERIFQAIAIIEYAKQIGADAVAHGSTGAGNDQVRFDLTFQILAPGIEIITPTRDMTLTREYEIDYLRKHGITADYKKMEYSINKGLWGTSIGGKETLHSEQTLPEEAYPSQITAEGEEHLKLSFEKGELCAVNGKPYADRVEAIRAVEAIGSKFGIGRDMHIGDTIIGIKGRVGFEAAAPILIIAAHKMLEKHTLTKWQIYWKDQVATWYGMFLHEAQYLEPVMRDIEAMLLSSQRNVTGTVELILRPRNYTLVGVESSYDLMKTDFGEYGEVNKAWTADDVKGFTKILGNQIKIYYNVQKRNEKPEK; translated from the coding sequence ATGGATACCAAGAAAAAAGTCGTGCTGGCGTTCAGCGGTGGGCTGGACACCTCGTTCTGTGTGAAATACCTCTCCGAGGAGAAGGGTTACGATGTCTACACGGCCATCGCCAATACCGGAGGCTTCTCCAAACCCGAACTCGAACGCATCGAGAAGCGTGCCATGGAGCTCGGGGCCGTCAAGCACGCCACACTCGACATCGAACAGGAGTACTACGAGAAGAGCATCCGCTACATGGTCTTCGGGAACATCCTCCGAAACGGGACCTATCCCATCTCGGTGAGCTCCGAGCGCATCTTCCAGGCCATCGCCATCATCGAGTACGCCAAGCAGATCGGGGCCGATGCCGTGGCGCACGGTTCGACCGGCGCCGGAAACGACCAGGTACGTTTCGACCTGACGTTCCAGATCCTCGCTCCCGGGATCGAGATCATCACCCCGACCCGCGACATGACCCTCACGCGCGAATACGAAATCGACTACCTGCGCAAGCACGGCATTACGGCCGACTACAAGAAGATGGAATACTCGATCAACAAGGGCCTCTGGGGCACCTCGATCGGCGGCAAGGAGACACTCCATTCGGAGCAGACGCTCCCCGAAGAGGCCTACCCCAGCCAGATCACGGCCGAAGGTGAGGAGCATCTCAAACTCTCGTTCGAAAAGGGCGAGCTGTGCGCCGTGAACGGGAAGCCCTACGCCGACAGGGTCGAGGCCATCCGTGCCGTCGAGGCCATCGGTTCGAAGTTCGGAATCGGGCGCGACATGCACATCGGCGACACGATCATCGGCATCAAGGGCCGCGTCGGATTCGAGGCCGCCGCCCCGATACTCATCATCGCCGCACACAAGATGCTCGAAAAGCACACCCTCACCAAGTGGCAGATCTACTGGAAGGATCAGGTCGCCACGTGGTACGGCATGTTCCTCCACGAGGCCCAGTATCTCGAACCCGTCATGCGCGACATCGAGGCCATGCTCCTCTCCTCGCAGCGCAACGTCACGGGGACCGTCGAGCTGATCCTCCGCCCGCGGAACTACACGCTCGTCGGCGTCGAGTCGTCGTATGATCTCATGAAGACCGACTTCGGCG